From the Manis javanica isolate MJ-LG chromosome 13, MJ_LKY, whole genome shotgun sequence genome, one window contains:
- the C13H19orf53 gene encoding leydig cell tumor 10 kDa protein homolog, whose product MAQGQRKFQARKPAKSKAATASERNRGPRKGGRAIAPKKARIVQQRKLQKDLEVGIRKKIEHDVVMKASSSLPRRLALLKAPAKKKKEASSSTNTHS is encoded by the exons ATGGCGCAGGGGCAGCGCAAGTTCCAGGCGCGGAAGCCGGCAAAGAGCAAGGCAGCAACGGCCTCCGAACGGAACCGGGGCCCGAGGAAGGGTG GTCGTGCTATCGCCCCCAAGAAGGCGCGCATCGTGCAGCAGAGGAAGCTCCAGAAG GACCTGGAGGTTGGGATCCGGAAGAAGATCGAACATGATGTGGTGATGAAAGCCAGCAGCAGCCTGCCCAGGAGGCTGGCACTTCTGAAGGCCCCTGCcaagaagaagaaggaggcaTCCTCTTCTACCAATACCCATTCTTAG
- the MRI1 gene encoding methylthioribose-1-phosphate isomerase isoform X2: MSLEAIRYSRGSLQILNQLLLPQQRHYEAVGSVRQAWEAIRAMKVRGAPAIALVGCLSLSVELQEGAGGPGLAALLAFVRDALSFLVTARPTAVNMARAARDLADAAALEAEREGATEEAVRERVIRYAEDMLEKDLKDNQSIGDLGAHHLLERTAPGGGKVTVLTHCNTGALATAGYGTALETRPYNQGARLTAFELVYEQIPATLIADSMAAAAMAHRGVSAVIVGADRVVANGDTANKVGTYQLAITAKHHGIPFYVAAPSSSCDLRLETGQEIVIEERPGQELTDVNGVRIAAPGIGVWNPAFDVTPHDLITGGIITELGVFAPEELRAALSATIS; the protein is encoded by the exons ATGTCTCTGGAGGCGATCCGCTATTCGCGGGGTTCGCTGCAGATCCTCAACCAGCTACTGCTGCCCCAACAGAGGCACTACGAGGCGGTGGGCTCGGTGCGCCAGGCCTGGGAGGCCATCCGTGCCATGAAG GTGCGCGGCGCCCCCGCCATCGCGCTTGTGGGCTGCCTCAGCCTCTCCGTGGAACTGCAGGAGGGCGCCGGGGGGCCGGGGCTCGCCGCGCTCTTGGCCTTCGTGCGCGATGCGCTGAGCTTCCTCGTCACCGCCCGTCCCACCGCCGTCAACATGGCCCGCGCCGCCCGCGACCTAGCCGACGCTGCAGCCCTGGAGGCGGAGCGCGAAGGCGCCACGGAGGAGGCGGTCCGGGAGAG AGTGATCCGCTATGCTGAGGACATGCTGGAGAAAGACCTCAAGGACAATCAGAGCATCGGGGACCTGGGAGCCCACCACCTCCTGGAGCGGACAGCCCCTGGGGGTGGCAAGGTGACTGTGCTGACCCACTGTAACACTGGTGCCCTGGCCACTGCTGGCTATGGCACAGCCCTGG AAACCCGGCCCTACAACCAGGGAGCCCGGCTGACAGCCTTCGAGCTGGTCTATGAGCAAATCCCCGCCACCCTCATCGCTGACAGCATGGCAGCAGCTGCTATGGCCCACCGGGGTGTGTCAG CTGTCATTGTGGGAGCCGACCGTGTGGTTGCCAATGGTGACACAGCCAACAAGGTGGGCACCTACCAGCTGGCCATCACTGCCAAACACCATGGCATCCCCTTCTACGTGGCTGCCCCCAGCTCCTCGTGTGACCTCCGTCTGGAGACAGGCCAGGAAATTGTCATCGAGGAGCGCCCAGGGCAGGAGCTGACTGATGTCAACGGGGTCCGGATTGCAGCGCCTG GGATTGGGGTTTGGAATCCTGCCTTTGACGTCACCCCCCACGACCTCATCACTGGCGGCATCATCACGGAGCTGGGTGTCTTTGCCCCTGAAGAGCTCCGGGCAGCCCTAAGTGCCACCATCTCCTGA
- the MRI1 gene encoding methylthioribose-1-phosphate isomerase isoform X1, protein MSLEAIRYSRGSLQILNQLLLPQQRHYEAVGSVRQAWEAIRAMKVRGAPAIALVGCLSLSVELQEGAGGPGLAALLAFVRDALSFLVTARPTAVNMARAARDLADAAALEAEREGATEEAVRERVIRYAEDMLEKDLKDNQSIGDLGAHHLLERTAPGGGKVTVLTHCNTGALATAGYGTALGVIRSLHNLGRLGHAFCTETRPYNQGARLTAFELVYEQIPATLIADSMAAAAMAHRGVSAVIVGADRVVANGDTANKVGTYQLAITAKHHGIPFYVAAPSSSCDLRLETGQEIVIEERPGQELTDVNGVRIAAPGIGVWNPAFDVTPHDLITGGIITELGVFAPEELRAALSATIS, encoded by the exons ATGTCTCTGGAGGCGATCCGCTATTCGCGGGGTTCGCTGCAGATCCTCAACCAGCTACTGCTGCCCCAACAGAGGCACTACGAGGCGGTGGGCTCGGTGCGCCAGGCCTGGGAGGCCATCCGTGCCATGAAG GTGCGCGGCGCCCCCGCCATCGCGCTTGTGGGCTGCCTCAGCCTCTCCGTGGAACTGCAGGAGGGCGCCGGGGGGCCGGGGCTCGCCGCGCTCTTGGCCTTCGTGCGCGATGCGCTGAGCTTCCTCGTCACCGCCCGTCCCACCGCCGTCAACATGGCCCGCGCCGCCCGCGACCTAGCCGACGCTGCAGCCCTGGAGGCGGAGCGCGAAGGCGCCACGGAGGAGGCGGTCCGGGAGAG AGTGATCCGCTATGCTGAGGACATGCTGGAGAAAGACCTCAAGGACAATCAGAGCATCGGGGACCTGGGAGCCCACCACCTCCTGGAGCGGACAGCCCCTGGGGGTGGCAAGGTGACTGTGCTGACCCACTGTAACACTGGTGCCCTGGCCACTGCTGGCTATGGCACAGCCCTGG GTGTGATCCGCTCACTGCACAACCTGGGCCGTCTGGGTCATGCCTTCTGCACAGAAACCCGGCCCTACAACCAGGGAGCCCGGCTGACAGCCTTCGAGCTGGTCTATGAGCAAATCCCCGCCACCCTCATCGCTGACAGCATGGCAGCAGCTGCTATGGCCCACCGGGGTGTGTCAG CTGTCATTGTGGGAGCCGACCGTGTGGTTGCCAATGGTGACACAGCCAACAAGGTGGGCACCTACCAGCTGGCCATCACTGCCAAACACCATGGCATCCCCTTCTACGTGGCTGCCCCCAGCTCCTCGTGTGACCTCCGTCTGGAGACAGGCCAGGAAATTGTCATCGAGGAGCGCCCAGGGCAGGAGCTGACTGATGTCAACGGGGTCCGGATTGCAGCGCCTG GGATTGGGGTTTGGAATCCTGCCTTTGACGTCACCCCCCACGACCTCATCACTGGCGGCATCATCACGGAGCTGGGTGTCTTTGCCCCTGAAGAGCTCCGGGCAGCCCTAAGTGCCACCATCTCCTGA
- the YJU2B gene encoding probable splicing factor YJU2B isoform X1 has protein sequence MGERKGVNKYYPPDFNPEKHGSLNRYHNSHPLRERARKLSQGILIIRFEMPYNIWCDGCKNHIGMGVRYNAEKKKVGNYYTTPIYRFRMKCHLCVNYIEMQTDPANCDYVIVSGAQRKEERWDMADNEQVLTTEHEKKQKLETDAMFRLEHGEADRNTLRKALPTLSHIQEAQSAWKDDFALNSMLRKRFREKKKAIQEEEERDHALQAKASLTIPLVPETEDDRRLAALLKFHTLDSYEDKQKLKRTEISSRSWFPGTPGPGHSSSKASSVLKKLAQNHRPVPASTPITGGDLGIVRRRSREVSESPQCAAVIPRSRETHPDGTTQDRPASPQDCSQETAETLKTSEPQGQEQRSQDRPQSEDVPHLCALSSSLVADYSDSESE, from the exons ATG GGTGAAAGGAAAGGTGTGAACAAGTACTACCCTCCAGATTTTAATCCCGAAAAG CATGGCTCACTTAACCGATACCACAACAGCCACCCGCTGCGGGAGCGGGCTCGGAAGCTGTCACAGGGCATCCTCATCATCAG GTTTGAGATGCCGTATAACATCTGGTGCGACGGCTGCAAGAACCACATTGGCATGG GTGTTCGTTATAACGCAGAAAAGAAGAAGGTTGGCAATTACTACACAACTCCGATTTACAG GTTCCGGATGAAATGCCACCTCTGCGTCAACTACATCGAGATGCAGACGGACCCTGCCAACTGCGACTATGTGATCGTGAGCGGCGCCCAGCGCAAGGAGGAGCGCTGGGACATGGCAGACAACGAGCAGGTGCTGACGACAG AGCACGAGAAGAAGCAGAAGCTGGAGACGGATGCCATGTTCCGCCTGGAGCATGGTGAGGCCGACCGGAACACGCTCAGGAaggccctccccaccctcagccaCATCCAGGAGGCCCAGAGCGCCTGGAAGGACGACTTCGCCCTCAACAGCATGCTGCGGAAAAGGTTCCGG gaaaagaaaaaagccatacaggaggaggaggagcgggaCCACGCACTGCAGGCGAAGGCAAGCCTCACCATCCCACTGGTACCAGAGACAGAGGACGACCGGAGACTGGCTGCCCTGCTCAAGTTCCACACACTAGACT cgtACGAGGACAAGCAGAAACTCAAGCGGACGGAGATCAGCAGCCGCTCCTGGTTCCCCGGCACCCCAGGACCTGGTCACAGCAGCAGCAAAGCTAGCAGCGTTCTGAAGAAACTGGCCCAGAACCACAGGCCTGTGCCAGCCAGCACCCCCATCACTGGGGGGGACCTGGGCATTGTGCGGCGGCGGTCCCGGGAGGTCTCAGAGAGCCCCCAGTGTGCAGCCGTGATCCCCAGGTCCAGAGAGACACACCCAGATGGGACCACCCAGGACAGGCCTGCATCCCCCCAAGACTGCTCTCAGGAGACAGCCGAGACCCTCAAGACCAGTGAGCCtcaggggcaggagcagagatctCAGGACAGGCCCCAGTCTGAGGATGTGCCCCACCTCTGTGCCCTCAGCTCCTCCCTCGTGGCTGACTACTCCGACTCGGAGAGTGAATAA
- the YJU2B gene encoding probable splicing factor YJU2B isoform X3 has translation MPYNIWCDGCKNHIGMGVRYNAEKKKVGNYYTTPIYRFRMKCHLCVNYIEMQTDPANCDYVIVSGAQRKEERWDMADNEQVLTTEHEKKQKLETDAMFRLEHGEADRNTLRKALPTLSHIQEAQSAWKDDFALNSMLRKRFREKKKAIQEEEERDHALQAKASLTIPLVPETEDDRRLAALLKFHTLDSYEDKQKLKRTEISSRSWFPGTPGPGHSSSKASSVLKKLAQNHRPVPASTPITGGDLGIVRRRSREVSESPQCAAVIPRSRETHPDGTTQDRPASPQDCSQETAETLKTSEPQGQEQRSQDRPQSEDVPHLCALSSSLVADYSDSESE, from the exons ATGCCGTATAACATCTGGTGCGACGGCTGCAAGAACCACATTGGCATGG GTGTTCGTTATAACGCAGAAAAGAAGAAGGTTGGCAATTACTACACAACTCCGATTTACAG GTTCCGGATGAAATGCCACCTCTGCGTCAACTACATCGAGATGCAGACGGACCCTGCCAACTGCGACTATGTGATCGTGAGCGGCGCCCAGCGCAAGGAGGAGCGCTGGGACATGGCAGACAACGAGCAGGTGCTGACGACAG AGCACGAGAAGAAGCAGAAGCTGGAGACGGATGCCATGTTCCGCCTGGAGCATGGTGAGGCCGACCGGAACACGCTCAGGAaggccctccccaccctcagccaCATCCAGGAGGCCCAGAGCGCCTGGAAGGACGACTTCGCCCTCAACAGCATGCTGCGGAAAAGGTTCCGG gaaaagaaaaaagccatacaggaggaggaggagcgggaCCACGCACTGCAGGCGAAGGCAAGCCTCACCATCCCACTGGTACCAGAGACAGAGGACGACCGGAGACTGGCTGCCCTGCTCAAGTTCCACACACTAGACT cgtACGAGGACAAGCAGAAACTCAAGCGGACGGAGATCAGCAGCCGCTCCTGGTTCCCCGGCACCCCAGGACCTGGTCACAGCAGCAGCAAAGCTAGCAGCGTTCTGAAGAAACTGGCCCAGAACCACAGGCCTGTGCCAGCCAGCACCCCCATCACTGGGGGGGACCTGGGCATTGTGCGGCGGCGGTCCCGGGAGGTCTCAGAGAGCCCCCAGTGTGCAGCCGTGATCCCCAGGTCCAGAGAGACACACCCAGATGGGACCACCCAGGACAGGCCTGCATCCCCCCAAGACTGCTCTCAGGAGACAGCCGAGACCCTCAAGACCAGTGAGCCtcaggggcaggagcagagatctCAGGACAGGCCCCAGTCTGAGGATGTGCCCCACCTCTGTGCCCTCAGCTCCTCCCTCGTGGCTGACTACTCCGACTCGGAGAGTGAATAA
- the YJU2B gene encoding probable splicing factor YJU2B isoform X2, which translates to MKCHLCVNYIEMQTDPANCDYVIVSGAQRKEERWDMADNEQVLTTEHEKKQKLETDAMFRLEHGEADRNTLRKALPTLSHIQEAQSAWKDDFALNSMLRKRFREKKKAIQEEEERDHALQAKASLTIPLVPETEDDRRLAALLKFHTLDSYEDKQKLKRTEISSRSWFPGTPGPGHSSSKASSVLKKLAQNHRPVPASTPITGGDLGIVRRRSREVSESPQCAAVIPRSRETHPDGTTQDRPASPQDCSQETAETLKTSEPQGQEQRSQDRPQSEDVPHLCALSSSLVADYSDSESE; encoded by the exons ATGAAATGCCACCTCTGCGTCAACTACATCGAGATGCAGACGGACCCTGCCAACTGCGACTATGTGATCGTGAGCGGCGCCCAGCGCAAGGAGGAGCGCTGGGACATGGCAGACAACGAGCAGGTGCTGACGACAG AGCACGAGAAGAAGCAGAAGCTGGAGACGGATGCCATGTTCCGCCTGGAGCATGGTGAGGCCGACCGGAACACGCTCAGGAaggccctccccaccctcagccaCATCCAGGAGGCCCAGAGCGCCTGGAAGGACGACTTCGCCCTCAACAGCATGCTGCGGAAAAGGTTCCGG gaaaagaaaaaagccatacaggaggaggaggagcgggaCCACGCACTGCAGGCGAAGGCAAGCCTCACCATCCCACTGGTACCAGAGACAGAGGACGACCGGAGACTGGCTGCCCTGCTCAAGTTCCACACACTAGACT cgtACGAGGACAAGCAGAAACTCAAGCGGACGGAGATCAGCAGCCGCTCCTGGTTCCCCGGCACCCCAGGACCTGGTCACAGCAGCAGCAAAGCTAGCAGCGTTCTGAAGAAACTGGCCCAGAACCACAGGCCTGTGCCAGCCAGCACCCCCATCACTGGGGGGGACCTGGGCATTGTGCGGCGGCGGTCCCGGGAGGTCTCAGAGAGCCCCCAGTGTGCAGCCGTGATCCCCAGGTCCAGAGAGACACACCCAGATGGGACCACCCAGGACAGGCCTGCATCCCCCCAAGACTGCTCTCAGGAGACAGCCGAGACCCTCAAGACCAGTGAGCCtcaggggcaggagcagagatctCAGGACAGGCCCCAGTCTGAGGATGTGCCCCACCTCTGTGCCCTCAGCTCCTCCCTCGTGGCTGACTACTCCGACTCGGAGAGTGAATAA